A genomic window from Algoriphagus sp. Y33 includes:
- a CDS encoding WecB/TagA/CpsF family glycosyltransferase has translation MNTTGSEFLGYPMFNGQLGDLFQKGKTIINTLNQYSFCIAEEDKAFKSALMSSDVLLPDGISIVLSAKFLNGNQLEKIAGADLHDFVLKYLNNVYGSCFYLGSKQETLDAIQQKLGRSYPNISHASYSPPFRDEFSEEENEEMIARINEFCPDVLFVGMTAPKQEKWVHANRDKIQATYICTIGAVFDFYSETIDRPSDFWVRNGLEWFGRFIKEPKRLWRRYLLYGGIYVKYIVFSKLTHKLRF, from the coding sequence ATGAATACGACAGGATCGGAATTTTTAGGCTACCCAATGTTCAACGGTCAATTGGGCGATCTCTTTCAAAAAGGGAAAACGATTATCAATACACTAAACCAATACAGCTTTTGCATCGCAGAGGAAGACAAAGCGTTTAAGAGTGCGTTGATGAGCTCTGATGTCCTATTGCCAGATGGAATTTCGATAGTACTATCAGCTAAATTTCTAAATGGAAATCAGCTTGAAAAAATAGCAGGAGCAGATCTTCATGACTTTGTATTAAAGTACCTAAACAATGTGTATGGGAGCTGTTTCTACCTTGGTTCTAAGCAAGAAACCTTGGATGCTATCCAACAGAAGTTGGGCAGATCATATCCTAATATTTCACATGCGAGCTATTCTCCCCCATTCAGAGACGAGTTTTCTGAAGAAGAGAACGAAGAAATGATTGCCCGTATAAATGAATTTTGCCCAGACGTATTATTTGTGGGAATGACTGCGCCAAAGCAAGAGAAATGGGTTCACGCCAACAGGGATAAAATTCAGGCTACCTACATTTGTACGATCGGGGCGGTATTCGATTTTTACTCAGAAACGATAGACAGACCCTCCGATTTCTGGGTCAGAAATGGACTAGAATGGTTTGGTAGATTTATAAAAGAGCCTAAAAGGCTTTGGAGAAGATATCTTCTCTATGGAGGCATTTATGTAAAATACATCGTCTTTTCAAAGCTAACCCACAAATTACGGTTTTAA
- a CDS encoding sugar transferase produces MSLTIDNFIAVKDLSWNKDFIYKSYSINHLDSFQVALKRFVDLSIFTLFFVFVGWWLFVIIALCISLESKGPVIFKQLRHGKNNRPFYCYKFRTMKHKVSSEFLQAQKNDPRITRVGSILRRTSLDELPQLFNILIGEMSIVGPRPHALSMNRDYSYKINDFMFRHMVKPGLTGLAQANGFRGEIKDESDMNHRLAYDFFYIKKWSLTLDFIIILTTFKCIFFNNKNAY; encoded by the coding sequence ATGTCGCTCACGATAGATAATTTCATCGCCGTCAAAGATTTAAGCTGGAACAAAGATTTCATCTATAAGTCCTATTCGATCAATCATCTGGACTCATTCCAAGTTGCACTAAAAAGATTCGTTGACCTTTCTATCTTTACTTTGTTTTTTGTTTTTGTTGGCTGGTGGCTTTTTGTCATTATCGCATTATGCATTTCCTTGGAATCCAAAGGACCGGTTATTTTCAAACAGCTTAGGCACGGAAAAAACAACAGACCTTTTTACTGCTATAAATTCAGAACGATGAAGCATAAGGTCAGTAGTGAATTTCTTCAGGCGCAAAAAAACGACCCAAGAATTACCCGCGTAGGATCAATTCTTCGTCGAACCAGCTTAGATGAACTACCACAGTTATTCAATATTCTGATCGGTGAAATGTCCATAGTGGGGCCAAGGCCTCACGCACTATCAATGAACAGGGATTATTCCTATAAAATAAATGATTTCATGTTCCGTCATATGGTGAAACCAGGGCTTACGGGACTTGCGCAGGCAAACGGATTCAGAGGAGAAATAAAGGATGAATCAGATATGAATCATCGGCTAGCTTATGACTTTTTTTACATTAAAAAATGGAGTTTGACTTTAGATTTCATAATAATCCTGACAACATTTAAGTGTATTTTTTTCAACAATAAAAACGCATACTAA